The Cupriavidus sp. EM10 genome includes a region encoding these proteins:
- a CDS encoding CsbD family protein, with amino-acid sequence MNWDQIEGKWDQAKGKIKEKWGKLTDDDITVINGKRDQLAGRIQERYGYTKERAEEEMKAWEQDARW; translated from the coding sequence ATGAACTGGGACCAGATCGAAGGCAAGTGGGATCAAGCCAAGGGCAAGATCAAGGAAAAGTGGGGCAAGCTGACCGACGACGACATCACCGTCATCAACGGCAAGCGTGACCAGCTGGCCGGCCGGATCCAGGAGCGCTACGGCTATACGAAGGAGCGGGCAGAAGAAGAAATGAAGGCCTGGGAACAGGACGCTCGCTGGTAA